ACGACGGCTTCCACATGGTCCAGCGTGTGGTCGTTCTGGATCAGACCACCATCATGACCCATAACTTCGCATTGATCATGTGACGAAGGAGTAACCATGGGCATCATTTACAAGGCCGGCGAAGATCCGGTCATTCAGATTGCCAACGAATTCACCGTGGTCCAACTGGCATACATCCGGACCGGCAACGGTGAACGACTTGTCGTCACATCACCCAAGTTGGGCTTCGAGACCCAGCTGGATCCGCTGCAGCTTGAATGCCTGACCTGGCAGCCTTCTGCCACCTTTTCAAGGTTGCTGGAGACGCCGTACGGGCCGGGTTCCGAGATGCGTGCAAAACCCCTATCGACGTTGATGAGAAAGGAATAAATTATGGGATTTTTGGATGGAAAGGTCGCGCTCGTCACGGGCGGCGGCTCAGGCATCGGCCGAGGGGTAGTTGAACTCTTTGTGCAGGAGGGTGCCAAGGTCGGCATCCTGGAGATTTCACGCGATAAAACTGCAGATCTGCGCAAGAACTTCTCGTCAGATTCTGTTGTCGTTATCGAGGGCGATGCGACGTCCATGGATGACAACGACAAGGCGGTTGCCGAAACTGTCTCGGCCTTTGGTCCGCTCACCACTCTGGTCTGTGTAGTGGGTGTTTTCGACTACTTCACGGAGATTCCCCAGCTGCCCAAGGAGAAGATCAGTGATGCCTTTGACCAGCTGTTTGCGGTTAATGTCAAGAGCAACATCATGACGGTCAAGGCAGCCCTGGACCAGCTCATCGCGAATCGCGGCGACGTCGTGATGACCGTATCGAACGCCGGGTTCTACGCCGGCGGGGGCGGGCCGCTGTATATGGCCTCGAAATTCGCTGTCCGCGGGCTCATCACGGAACTGGCGTACGAGCTCTCGCCGAACGTTCGGGTCAACGGCGTGGCGCCCGGCGGGACGGTCACGGATCTTCGGGGTGTCCCGGCGCTGGCCAACGAGGGTCTGCGACTCAAGGATGTACCGGACATCGAGGGTCTCATTGGGGGGAACAACCCACTTGGGATTGTCGCACAGCCCTCCGATCACGCGTGGGCATTTGCGTACCTGGCCTCCCGTGAGCGCAGTGCGGCAGTGACGGGCACCATCATCAACAGCGACGGCGGCCTGGGAGTTCGTGGAATGACCCGCATGGCGGGCCTCCAAAACTAGGCGAAGTTTCATTGGTTGGCGTCGGCTGCAAGAAGTCGGCGCCGACGAATAATCCCATTGACTGGTCGGCATCAGTCAAAGTCTTTGATTCCTTGCGTGCGGCAGGGCCGTGACAATTTTAGGAGGTGCCAACATGCAGAAGTTCGGAGTGGAGGACTTACAAGGCGTAATCGCAGTAACTCCCACCCCATCTGTTGTGGGAGCGGGTGATGTCGCGTCCCGCGACACGGTTGATCTGGCGGAAACCGACTGGATGATTCGCCAGCTCGTGTCCGACGGCGTTGATGGAATCATGACAAACGGAACCCTTGGCGAAATGGCAACTTTGACTTTGCCGGAGTGGCAGTCATTTGCGCGGCAGGTTGCGGAAACGGCGGCGGAGGTAGCGCCGGATCTGCCGCTTTTCATCGGTGCTACTACCCTCAACACGCGCGACACCATTGATCGGATCCGCTTCCTCCAGGACCTTGGCGTCCGGGGAACTTTCCTGGGCCGCCCGATGTGGGGCGGGCTCAGCGCCGAAACGATGGTTTCCTACTACAAGGAAATTGTCGATGCCTTTCCCGACATGGCCTTGATGCTTTATGACAACACAGAGGCGTTTAAGGGACCCATTCCGACGGCGGTCTATGCTGAACTGGCAAAGCTTCCTCAGGTGGTCGGGGCCAAATACATAGCCCTGACACCCAAGTATGGCCTCGACGTTGCGGCTGTCGAAGGGAAGATGCGCCTGCTCACCTTGGAGACGGACTGGTTCCTGGCCAAGACCATGTATCCGGAGGAGGCCGTCGGGTGCTGGAGCAGCAGCGCCCTCTGCGGACCGGAACCGGTTATTGCCCTCCGCGAGGCCCTGGTCGCCAACAACATCGAGACAGCGCGGCACCTGACCAAACGGATCGAATGGACGTATGAGACTTTCCTAGCGCGGGCAAATTTCCCGGAATTTTCCAAGTACAACATCGCCCTGGAGAAGCTTCGGTTCGATGAGGCCGGATACATCAAGGCCGGATCGCCCCGCTCACCCTTCCAGACCACCCCGGTCGAATACTTGGAAGGTGCGCGGGAGACCGGCCGTCGGTGGCGCCAGCTCGTAGAGGAACTGAAAGCCGACGTCGCCAAGCCAGAAGCCAAGCCATGAACCAGGTCTCGGGCCAAAGCCCCGACGACGCCGTCCCCGGTTTCAGAAACCCCCGCAGGCAGCCCAACCCCCCGCAGGCAGCCCATGGAGGCTGACTCCTATGATTTATTTTCTTCCAGCCTCCTAACCTGACTGGTTTCCAGCCAATATCGACCACTCCTGTTCGTCTTACGCCGGAGTCTCCGGCGTACCTGGCCTCCAGGGGGCACACTGCAGAGGCGGAGGCGATTGTCCGGACGTACGGGCTGGAGCCCTTGCACCGCCCTGTTCAGGAGTCAGCTGACGGGGCAACGGTCCCTACAGGAAAGGCCAAAGGGCATTTCCGCGGCTTTCTGACCGGGCGTCTCCTACCCTCGATGATCCTGGTTTGCATCGGGTTCAGCGTACTGACCTGCTGGCTGTGAACATTGGCGCGATCGTCGGAGCGCTGGTGGCCTCCAGACTGGCCGACAGGTTCGGCCCGCGTCCCCTGACCGCGGTGTCCTTTGAATCCTCAGGCGTGGCACTGGTTCCTCATGGGCACGGGGATTGCGTCGCTTCCTGTGATGTACCTGCTGGTCGCCGTCGTTGGATTTGGTTCGGTGGGAGCGCAAATCCGGGCCGTCCTGGCAATCTTTGGCGGAGGTGGCGTGGTGTCAGCGGGACTGGGCAACTTCGTCAACTTCGCCGTCTGGGGCATTGCTGCGGCGGTGGGTCTGGCGGCAGTACTGCTGGTTCCGCGCCGTCGGGACGACGCGTTGGAACCGGCCCCGCTTGTAAGCCCCGGAGCCACAACGGCTCCCGGTATTCAGTCACTATCGTTTAATTGTCATCAGCACCAGAACAGTAGGAGAAAAAGCTCGTGGAAACATCACTCGTTATTGACAACAAGGACCGCAAGGCACTCGACGAAAAAACCTTTGATCGCATTCATCCGATCAGCGGGGACGTTGTCACAACGGCCGCTGCCGCCGCACAGGAAGACGCCATCGAAGCGGTCGATTCGGCTCAGGCAGCCTTTCTGACCTGGTCCAAGACGGGTCCGTCCGAGCGGCGTGCGATCATGCTGAAGGCGGCGGACTCCCTGGAAGCCAAGATGCCGGATTTCATCTCCGCCATGGCCCAGGAAGTTGGTGCGTCCGAACTCTGGGCCGCCTTCAACGTCGTCGCGGCCGCGAACCTCTTCCGGGAGGCTGCAGGTCTGGCCACCCAGATTCAGGGCGAGACCATCCCGACGGACAAGCCGGGAACCCTCTCCATGACTGTTCGCCAGCCGGTCGGCGTGATTCTGAGCATCGCTCCCTGGAACGGACCTGTGGCTCTGGGCGCCCGGGCCATCGCCTACCCGCTGGTATGCGGTAACACTGTAGTGTTCCGGGCTTCCGAATCGAGCCCGAAAACCCACCTGCTCATTGCCGAGGCGCTGCGGGACGCCGGACTGCCCGACGGCGTGCTCAATGTCATCACCAACGCTGCGGAGGACTCCCCGCAGATCATAGACACCCTGATCTCGCACAAGTCCGTTCGCCGCATCAACTTCACGGGATCAAGCCGTGTGGGTCGCATCATCGCCGAAAAGGCTGCACGGGAACTCAAGCCGGTTTTGCTCGAACTCGGCGGAAAGTCGCCCTTAGTCGTTCTGGATGACGCCAACATCGACGACGCCGTGCGCGCCGCTGTGTTCGGTTCATTCCTCTACCAGGGCCAGATCTGCATGTCCACGGAGCGGATCGTTGTCGATGATTCAGTCGCCGACGAATTCGTGCAGAAGTTCGCGGCACGGGCGGCCGAGCTGGGAACGGGAGACCCTGTCACTGACGGTTCCTGCATCGTGGGCCCGATGCTGAACGCCAAGAACGGTCCGCGCCTCAACGGCATGATGGAGGACGCACTCTCCAAGGGAGCTAGGGTAGTTGCCGGCGGCATCGCGGACGGCGCGGTCATGCCCGCCACAATCATTGACCACGTCACGCCGGAAATGCAGATCTACGACGAGGAGACCTTCGGTCCGATCACCACGGTGGTTCGCGCCAAGGGCTACGACGACGCCATCGGCATCGCCAACGACACGGCGTACGGCCTCTCGGCCGCTGTTTTCGGCCAGGACATCAACCGCACCCTCGACGCCGCCATGCGGATCGAATCGGGTGCCTGCCACATCAACGGACCCACGGTCCAGAACGAGGCACAGGCACCCTACGGTGGAGTCAAGGACAGCGGCTACGGACGGTTTGACGGCCGCGCGGTGATCAACGAGTTCACCGAACTGAAGTGGATCACCGTCGGTCGTTCGGACCAGCAGTACCCGTTCTAGAAACACACCATCCCGAATGTCCGTAACCTGGCGGTAACGCCGACGTCATCGTCAGGTTCCGGACCTAGGTGTAATTCCCACGGACGTTGTGAACAGCGTGGCGTGATGTAAAAGGCGAGGGCCTCCGGTATCGATTCGGGTTACCACACTCATCTCGACGCTAGGAGGACCTTCGTGTCCTACGTTACCCATACCAACGCCGACTGGCGCTGGCTGGTCCCTCGGTCGGGATGACCTGGAAGATCGCGCGCGGTCCGGCCGTCCTGGCTGACGAGGGCGGGCAGGGCTGCGGTGACGTTTTTTACGTCCCGGAGCTCTGGTCAGCGACGTCGTACTGCAGTTTTTCTGATTCGGCGTCGCTGAGCCCTGCCGGGAGTTTGCCGACGGCGATGATGGGGCCGTTGACGCCTTCACCAAAGGACTCACCGAGGGTGGTGTAGGCCTTGTAGGCGTCGGAGTTCACCGGCTCGGTGCCTCCGTCTGGCAGGGCTACCCGGAGCTGGGCTGCCGGAAGTGCGGTGATGGCCAGGGCCAGGACCGTAACGCTCAGAACGATGATGGGGTGGCGGGTTACGAACGCGCCCCAGCCGTGGCGGCTGTGTTCCTGGTCGGCGGCTTCTTCCAGGGCTTCGGCCGATGTCCCGGCCCGGGCCGCTTTCTCGGCGGCGGCGGCGTTGGCGGTGCGTGCCTTGTCCCAGGCGCCTTTGGATACCATGCGGGTTCCGATGAATCCGAGCATTGCGGGGGTCAGGGTCAGGGCGACGAGCACTGCCAGGGCGACGGTGCCGGCACCTGCCAGGCCCATGATGGTCAGGAATGGAAGGCCGGGTACGGCCAGGGCGGCCAGGGCGATGACGACGGTCAACCCGGCGAACAGCACCGAATTTCCTGACGTGCCGGTGGCCCGGGCCACGGATTCCTCCATGGCCATGCCGTGCAGCAGTTGGGTCCGGTGCCTGTTGACGATAAAGAGTGAGTAGTCGATGCCGACAGCGAGTCCGAGCATCAGGGCCAGGAATACTGACACGGATGCCATTTCGATCACACCGGAGAGTGCAAAGGTCCCGCCGACACCGACGGCCACGCCGATGATGGCCATCAGCAGCGGCAGACCGGCAGCGATCAGGGTTCCGAGCATGACGATCAGGACCAGGGCCGCGACGCCGACACCGATGATTTCCGCGGTGCCGAGGACTTCGGAGACATCCTGGGTGATGCTCTGGCTCAGATACACCTCCACCCCGGAGCCGGAGGCCTCCGTGATGATCGCCTTCACCTCTTCGCGGACTTCGGGCTTGACTTCATAGATCGATCCGGCGAACTGTATCTGCGTGACGGCCGACCTTCCGTCCACGGAGACGGTCCGCATCCCGGCGGCGGCGTCCAACTTGCGCTGGCCCAGTGCCAGAGTTTCCTCGTTGGCGGCGATTTCCTTCGCGCCGGCGTCCAGCTCTTCACGGGCTGTCTGCAGCTGGGCGAGGGCCTGGTCCATGCCGGGGGCCCCTGCGGCTGCAGCGGCGTCCAGCTGGGCCTGCTGTGCATCCAGCTGCTGGCGGCCTTCAGTGATCTGCGTTTTGGCCGCCTCCAGTTGGGTCTTGCCCTCGGCCAGCTGTGCTGCCCCGGCGTCGATCTGGTTCTGCAGTTCGAAGGGGTTGGCCGCTGACTGGATTTCCGGAATGTCCCTCAGCCGGGCCAGGGCGTCTCCGATGGCCTGTTCCTGGTCAGGTGTGAAACTGCCGGAGGGGGCATGGAAGACCACGGCGCCGCTGCCGCCGGCTGCTTCGGGCAGTTCCTCTTTGAGCTGGTCCAGGACGCGTTGGCTTTCGGTGCCGGGAATGCTGAACTTGTTGCTCATGGTGCCGTGGAACGCGACCGCAGCGCCGCCGGTGCCTAGCACCACGGCGGTCCAGAGAGCAAGGACCCACCAGCGGCGCTTGTAGGCTAGCCGACCCAAGTTGTAAAGCAGGGATGCCATAAATTTCAGCCGTTCTGATAAAAGATGTGGATTATCGGGTGAAGCCGTGGCGCAGGTATCCGATCACGTCGACCAGGAGCTGGCGCAGGAGCGTCAGGGACTGCTCCGTAACGTCACCGCCGGTGCGGCGGTACCACTGGGCCAGGGCGGCTTTCCCGGAGGAGAGCACGGAACCGACCAGGGCGCTGGCATACAGGGGATCGTGGTCCGCTCCCGGGCGTTGACTGATAGCGGTGACCAACCTGTCGGCGCAGTTCTGCCATCCTTGGAGCTGGAACCGGTTCATCTGCGCGTCAGTCCCGGCCAGACCGTACACCTCGGCCATCGCGGCCAGGTGGATCGGATCCGCCAGGGCGATCAGCACCTCGTACATGGATTCGACCAGCGGCTCTTCCGCGGGGCGGGCCAGGAACTGGTCAGCCGCATGGTCCAGGAAGTCCTCGATGCTGACCACCAGGGCTGCCTCACGGCTGGGGAAGTAATTGAAAAAAGTCCGCCGTGACACCCCGGCGCCGGCGGCGATGTCGTCCACGGTAAACCGGCCCGGGCCCTTCACCCGGACCAGATTCATCGCCGTCTCCACAATTGCGTTGCGGGTCGCGGCTTTGTTCGCTTCCCAGCCGGGCTGGACGGAGCGGACCGTGTCCGGAGAACCACTCATGGAAAAAAGCCTAACCGCAGGTTTGCATGGAGTGTAAACCTGCGGGCAGGGTCCGGCAGCGGGATTTACCGGGCGGAGCTGGCCTGGGCAGGGGCGTCGTCTTCGGCGTCGTCGGCGGTGATCAGGATGTTGCCCTCGGAAATCGATTCTGAGAGCACATCGTGTTCGATGGCGGTGGCCAGCGGCTTTTCCTTGACAAAGCACAGCAGCACGGTCGCGATCAGCGCCAGGGGAACCATCCAGACGAAGATGGGTGTCAGGGCGTCGTTGTAGGAGGAGATGATCGCCTCCTTGACCGGTGCCGGCAGGGCGTTCACCACTGCCGGCGTCAACGAGTTGGACCCGCCGGGCGCCCCGCCCTCCGCGGCCGCGGCCGGGAGCCGTTCAATGAGCAGATCGTGCAGGCGGTTCGCGAAGAGACTTCCCACGACAGCCGATCCCAAGGTGGCGCCGATCTGGCGGAAGAAGTTGTTTGATGCGGTGGCCGTGCCGACCTCGCGCAGCGGGAAGGAGTTCTGGACGATCAAGACCAGGATCTGCATGTTCAGGCCCAGGCCCAGGCCCATGACGGCCAGGTAGGCGCAGATCTCCCACAGCGGCTGCTCCGGTTTAAGGGTGGAGAGCAGCACCAAGGCCACAGCCACGAGGACACCGCTGGCGATCGGCATCCATTTGTACCGGCCTGTCCTGCTGACCAGCTGCCCGGAGACCACCGAAGCCACCAGGAGGGCTCCCATCATCGGGATCATCAGCAGCCCCGACCCGGTGGCGTTGACGCTGAAGGCCATCTGAAGATAGGTCGGAAGGTAGCCGATGGCGCCGAACATCGCCACGCCGATCAGCAGGCCGGCTATGGTGGTGAGGTTGAAGTTGCGGTCCTTGAACAGGTGCAGGGGAATGATCGGCTCAGCCGTGCGCCGCTCCACGAGGACGAAAGCCACGGCGGCCAAGACGGTGCCGGCAATCAGAGCCAGGATGATGGGATCGTTCCACTCGTACTTGCTCCCGCCCCAGGTGGCAAACAGCACCAGGCAGGTGGTCGCAATGGCCATCAGCACCATCCCGCCCAGATCCAGACGCTCGGGACGTAACCCCCGGTGGCCTGGATGTGCCGTCAGCTTGGTCTCCCACGGGCCACGTATTACCGGTGGCTGGACGCCGCAGAAACCCCGACCGCGCTCCGTCGCCGGGAGCTGACCGATCAGGTGAAGACCGTCTTCGATTCCTCCGACGGGATCTTCGGCCACCGCATGGTCCACACCAAATTGGCCGCCGCCGGCATCGAGGTTTCAGTGGGTACCGTGGCCGGGATTATGGCCGAGAACGGGTGGGTCGCCAAGCGGATGCGCGCCTTCAAGCGCACCACCATCCCCTCAGATCCGGACAAGGTCTTCGCGGACCTCATCGGCCGGGACTTCACAGCAGAAGCACCCGGAACGCGCCTGGTCGGAGACATCACCTACCTGCGCACTGACGAGGGATGGCTCTACCTGGCCACCGTCATCGACCTGTGCACCCGCATGGTCGTCGGCTGGGCTATGGCTGAACACATGCGCGCTTCGCTGGTCACCGGGGCCCTGACGATGGCCAGAGACCGCGGCCATTTGAGTCCCAACGCGATTTTCCACAGTGATCATGGAACGCAGTACACGTCACGCGAAATGGGCGCCTGGTGCGCCGGGAATAACATCCGCCAATCCATGGGCGCCACCGGGGTGTGCTGGGATAATGCCGTGGCGGAATCGCTGTTCTCATCGCTGAAAAACGAGTTTTACCATCACCACAGCTTCACCACCCGCCAGG
This portion of the Pseudarthrobacter phenanthrenivorans Sphe3 genome encodes:
- the hcaB gene encoding 3-(cis-5,6-dihydroxycyclohexa-1,3-dien-1-yl)propanoate dehydrogenase — encoded protein: MGFLDGKVALVTGGGSGIGRGVVELFVQEGAKVGILEISRDKTADLRKNFSSDSVVVIEGDATSMDDNDKAVAETVSAFGPLTTLVCVVGVFDYFTEIPQLPKEKISDAFDQLFAVNVKSNIMTVKAALDQLIANRGDVVMTVSNAGFYAGGGGPLYMASKFAVRGLITELAYELSPNVRVNGVAPGGTVTDLRGVPALANEGLRLKDVPDIEGLIGGNNPLGIVAQPSDHAWAFAYLASRERSAAVTGTIINSDGGLGVRGMTRMAGLQN
- a CDS encoding dihydrodipicolinate synthase family protein, producing the protein MQKFGVEDLQGVIAVTPTPSVVGAGDVASRDTVDLAETDWMIRQLVSDGVDGIMTNGTLGEMATLTLPEWQSFARQVAETAAEVAPDLPLFIGATTLNTRDTIDRIRFLQDLGVRGTFLGRPMWGGLSAETMVSYYKEIVDAFPDMALMLYDNTEAFKGPIPTAVYAELAKLPQVVGAKYIALTPKYGLDVAAVEGKMRLLTLETDWFLAKTMYPEEAVGCWSSSALCGPEPVIALREALVANNIETARHLTKRIEWTYETFLARANFPEFSKYNIALEKLRFDEAGYIKAGSPRSPFQTTPVEYLEGARETGRRWRQLVEELKADVAKPEAKP
- a CDS encoding aldehyde dehydrogenase gives rise to the protein METSLVIDNKDRKALDEKTFDRIHPISGDVVTTAAAAAQEDAIEAVDSAQAAFLTWSKTGPSERRAIMLKAADSLEAKMPDFISAMAQEVGASELWAAFNVVAAANLFREAAGLATQIQGETIPTDKPGTLSMTVRQPVGVILSIAPWNGPVALGARAIAYPLVCGNTVVFRASESSPKTHLLIAEALRDAGLPDGVLNVITNAAEDSPQIIDTLISHKSVRRINFTGSSRVGRIIAEKAARELKPVLLELGGKSPLVVLDDANIDDAVRAAVFGSFLYQGQICMSTERIVVDDSVADEFVQKFAARAAELGTGDPVTDGSCIVGPMLNAKNGPRLNGMMEDALSKGARVVAGGIADGAVMPATIIDHVTPEMQIYDEETFGPITTVVRAKGYDDAIGIANDTAYGLSAAVFGQDINRTLDAAMRIESGACHINGPTVQNEAQAPYGGVKDSGYGRFDGRAVINEFTELKWITVGRSDQQYPF
- a CDS encoding MMPL family transporter: MASLLYNLGRLAYKRRWWVLALWTAVVLGTGGAAVAFHGTMSNKFSIPGTESQRVLDQLKEELPEAAGGSGAVVFHAPSGSFTPDQEQAIGDALARLRDIPEIQSAANPFELQNQIDAGAAQLAEGKTQLEAAKTQITEGRQQLDAQQAQLDAAAAAGAPGMDQALAQLQTAREELDAGAKEIAANEETLALGQRKLDAAAGMRTVSVDGRSAVTQIQFAGSIYEVKPEVREEVKAIITEASGSGVEVYLSQSITQDVSEVLGTAEIIGVGVAALVLIVMLGTLIAAGLPLLMAIIGVAVGVGGTFALSGVIEMASVSVFLALMLGLAVGIDYSLFIVNRHRTQLLHGMAMEESVARATGTSGNSVLFAGLTVVIALAALAVPGLPFLTIMGLAGAGTVALAVLVALTLTPAMLGFIGTRMVSKGAWDKARTANAAAAEKAARAGTSAEALEEAADQEHSRHGWGAFVTRHPIIVLSVTVLALAITALPAAQLRVALPDGGTEPVNSDAYKAYTTLGESFGEGVNGPIIAVGKLPAGLSDAESEKLQYDVADQSSGT
- a CDS encoding TetR/AcrR family transcriptional regulator, giving the protein MSGSPDTVRSVQPGWEANKAATRNAIVETAMNLVRVKGPGRFTVDDIAAGAGVSRRTFFNYFPSREAALVVSIEDFLDHAADQFLARPAEEPLVESMYEVLIALADPIHLAAMAEVYGLAGTDAQMNRFQLQGWQNCADRLVTAISQRPGADHDPLYASALVGSVLSSGKAALAQWYRRTGGDVTEQSLTLLRQLLVDVIGYLRHGFTR
- a CDS encoding MFS transporter, whose translation is MAIATTCLVLFATWGGSKYEWNDPIILALIAGTVLAAVAFVLVERRTAEPIIPLHLFKDRNFNLTTIAGLLIGVAMFGAIGYLPTYLQMAFSVNATGSGLLMIPMMGALLVASVVSGQLVSRTGRYKWMPIASGVLVAVALVLLSTLKPEQPLWEICAYLAVMGLGLGLNMQILVLIVQNSFPLREVGTATASNNFFRQIGATLGSAVVGSLFANRLHDLLIERLPAAAAEGGAPGGSNSLTPAVVNALPAPVKEAIISSYNDALTPIFVWMVPLALIATVLLCFVKEKPLATAIEHDVLSESISEGNILITADDAEDDAPAQASSAR
- a CDS encoding IS3 family transposase, giving the protein MCRQLGLPRATYYRWLDAAETPTALRRRELTDQVKTVFDSSDGIFGHRMVHTKLAAAGIEVSVGTVAGIMAENGWVAKRMRAFKRTTIPSDPDKVFADLIGRDFTAEAPGTRLVGDITYLRTDEGWLYLATVIDLCTRMVVGWAMAEHMRASLVTGALTMARDRGHLSPNAIFHSDHGTQYTSREMGAWCAGNNIRQSMGATGVCWDNAVAESLFSSLKNEFYHHHSFTTRQDARLATMRYIEVFYNRWRPHTNNEGLRPATAMANFTTRNQQLPAAA